One window from the genome of Kaistella carnis encodes:
- a CDS encoding four helix bundle protein — translation MSFVKFHKDLIVYQKAFSAAMEIYVISKKFPLEERYSLTDQIRRSSRSVNANITEAWRKRRYEISFISKLNDADGEAAETQNWLDFAFACEYIDEKTYLDLYNTYDEILGMIVSMTINSSKWTFTQTKDPNSK, via the coding sequence ATGAGTTTTGTGAAGTTCCATAAAGATTTAATTGTTTACCAGAAAGCATTCTCTGCGGCAATGGAAATTTATGTAATTTCTAAAAAATTTCCATTAGAAGAAAGATATTCATTAACTGATCAGATAAGAAGATCCTCGCGTTCAGTTAACGCAAATATTACCGAAGCGTGGAGAAAGAGAAGATATGAAATATCATTTATCAGCAAACTTAATGATGCTGATGGAGAAGCAGCAGAGACCCAAAATTGGTTAGATTTTGCATTTGCCTGTGAATATATTGATGAGAAAACTTATCTTGATTTATATAACACATATGATGAAATTTTAGGAATGATTGTTTCGATGACCATCAATTCTAGCAAATGGACATTCACTCAGACAAAAGACCCGAACTCAAAGTAA
- the rfbA gene encoding glucose-1-phosphate thymidylyltransferase RfbA — translation MKGIILAGGSGTRLYPLTIAVSKQLMPVYDKPMIYYPLSTLLLAGIKDILIITTPHDQEGFIKLLGDGSAIGCNIQYKVQPSPDGLAQAFILGEEFIGDDSVALVLGDNIFYGTGLAQLLESKTNVKGGCVFAYQVSDPERYGVVEFDENLKAISIEEKPEKAKSNFAVPGLYFYDNSVVEYAKNLKPSVRGELEITDINRIYLEKGQLEVGLMSRGTAWLDTGTFDSLHEASEFVKVLEKRQGFKISCIEEIAYKKGFIDKDQLLKSAEKYGKSGYGDYLKKLL, via the coding sequence ATGAAAGGAATAATTTTAGCCGGCGGTTCCGGTACACGCCTTTATCCATTAACGATCGCCGTGAGCAAGCAGTTGATGCCGGTTTACGATAAACCGATGATTTATTATCCTCTTTCAACTTTACTGTTGGCGGGAATTAAAGACATTTTAATTATTACAACACCGCACGATCAGGAAGGATTTATAAAACTGTTGGGTGATGGTTCTGCGATTGGCTGTAATATTCAGTATAAAGTTCAACCCAGTCCGGATGGTTTAGCGCAAGCGTTCATTTTGGGAGAAGAATTTATTGGTGACGATTCAGTTGCTTTAGTTTTGGGAGATAATATTTTTTATGGAACGGGTTTGGCGCAATTATTAGAAAGTAAAACCAACGTAAAAGGAGGTTGTGTTTTTGCTTATCAGGTTTCAGATCCTGAACGATATGGCGTTGTAGAATTCGATGAGAATTTAAAAGCCATTTCTATTGAAGAAAAACCGGAAAAAGCCAAATCTAATTTTGCCGTTCCAGGTTTGTATTTCTATGATAATTCCGTAGTAGAATATGCTAAGAATTTGAAACCCTCGGTTAGAGGAGAACTTGAAATTACAGATATTAACAGAATTTACCTGGAAAAAGGTCAGTTGGAAGTTGGCCTCATGTCCCGCGGAACAGCCTGGCTGGATACGGGAACTTTCGATTCTCTGCATGAAGCCTCTGAGTTTGTAAAGGTATTGGAGAAAAGACAGGGATTCAAGATTTCCTGTATCGAAGAAATTGCCTATAAAAAAGGCTTCATCGATAAAGATCAACTCCTGAAATCTGCCGAGAAATATGGCAAAAGTGGGTACGGTGATTATCTGAAGAAGTTATTGTAA
- a CDS encoding cation:proton antiporter, whose protein sequence is MAELFIIGICVVLLISYLFDITTKFTKIPSVILLLAVGWLLNQVGGLFNIIVPNLNVILPILGTVGLILIVLEGSLELELNRSTKEVVKKSAVIALVPLVIIAIGFSLFLNYEWGISFKQSLINIIPFCIISSSIAIPSAINLSKDKRQFITYESSLSDIIGVIFFNFATFGTAITLSGVFHFAGQFLLMLLISLVSSLVLAFLLAKIDHHIKYGPIIILNILIYQISKIYHLPALIFILFFGLVLGNIDELRHLKILRNVRFTKLNREVKHFKDVVIEATFIVRTLFFIVFGFVLKTEDIINQDSLVWSISIVVAIYILRAIFLKLGKMDLQPLFYIAPRGLITVLLFLSITPQQRFPYLNESVVIQVILITTFIMMIGLLFEKKVKPEMLRFPNFRKEKPSEE, encoded by the coding sequence ATGGCTGAACTATTTATTATTGGAATTTGCGTGGTACTCTTGATTTCTTATCTTTTTGATATTACCACCAAGTTCACAAAAATCCCTTCTGTAATCTTACTTCTGGCGGTCGGCTGGCTTTTAAATCAGGTGGGAGGGCTTTTCAATATCATTGTTCCGAATCTTAATGTTATTTTACCTATTTTAGGAACAGTCGGTCTAATTCTTATTGTTTTGGAAGGCTCACTGGAATTGGAACTCAATCGTTCAACAAAAGAGGTCGTTAAGAAATCAGCCGTTATTGCCTTGGTTCCTTTGGTCATTATCGCCATCGGATTTTCTTTATTTCTTAATTATGAATGGGGAATTTCATTCAAACAAAGTCTTATCAATATTATTCCTTTCTGTATCATCAGCAGTTCTATCGCTATTCCCAGTGCCATCAATCTTTCCAAAGATAAGCGCCAGTTTATCACCTACGAAAGTAGTCTGTCTGATATTATCGGTGTGATCTTTTTTAATTTTGCTACGTTTGGGACGGCCATCACGCTCAGTGGCGTATTTCATTTTGCGGGTCAGTTTTTGTTAATGCTTCTTATTTCATTGGTTTCCTCCTTGGTTCTTGCATTTCTTTTGGCCAAAATTGATCATCATATTAAATATGGACCGATCATCATCTTAAATATTTTAATTTATCAGATTTCCAAAATATACCATCTTCCGGCCTTGATATTTATTCTCTTTTTCGGGTTGGTATTGGGAAATATAGATGAACTCCGACATTTGAAAATCCTTAGAAATGTTCGATTCACTAAATTAAATAGGGAAGTCAAGCATTTTAAAGATGTGGTGATCGAAGCCACCTTTATTGTAAGAACTTTATTTTTTATCGTTTTTGGTTTCGTTTTAAAAACAGAAGATATCATCAATCAGGATTCTTTAGTATGGTCAATCTCCATCGTTGTTGCGATATATATTTTGAGAGCCATTTTTCTGAAACTGGGTAAAATGGATTTACAACCGCTTTTTTACATCGCACCGCGTGGATTAATCACCGTTCTTCTTTTTTTAAGTATCACGCCACAGCAGAGATTCCCGTATCTCAATGAATCAGTTGTTATTCAGGTCATCCTTATCACCACTTTTATAATGATGATCGGGCTTTTATTTGAGAAAAAAGTAAAACCCGAGATGCTTCGGTTTCCAAATTTCCGAAAAGAGAAACCCTCCGAAGAATAA
- the rimO gene encoding 30S ribosomal protein S12 methylthiotransferase RimO, whose protein sequence is MRTKSVGKKKINIVTLGCSKNVYDSEVLMGQLKANGKEVVHEDKGDIVVINTCGFIDNAKEESINMILDFVEAKNRGEVEKVFVTGCLSERYKPDLIREIPDVDQYFGTRDLPLLLKQLGADYKHELVGERMTTTPRHYAYLKISEGCDRPCSFCAIPLMRGKNISTPIENLVIEAEKLAKKGVKELILIAQDLTYYGLDIYKKRALGDLLLRLVKVEGIEWIRLHYAFPTGFPEDVLEIIKNEPKVCNYIDIPLQHINSDLLKAMKRGTTHEKTNALLDKFREKVPNMAIRTTLIVGFPGETEERFQEMKEWVREQRFDRLGCFTYSHEENTTAFVLEDDVPQEVKEARVEEIMELQSQISWEKNQEKIGQTFRCIFDRKEGNYFVGRTEFDSPDVDNTVLVPAENTYLSIGEFADIKITSAEEFDLYGELV, encoded by the coding sequence ATGCGCACAAAATCAGTAGGAAAAAAGAAAATCAATATCGTAACGTTAGGTTGTTCCAAGAATGTTTATGACTCCGAAGTCTTGATGGGTCAGCTTAAAGCAAACGGTAAAGAGGTCGTTCACGAAGATAAAGGCGACATTGTGGTCATCAACACGTGTGGTTTTATTGACAATGCAAAAGAGGAAAGCATCAATATGATTCTGGATTTTGTTGAGGCAAAAAATCGTGGCGAAGTAGAAAAAGTATTTGTTACGGGCTGTCTTTCTGAGAGATATAAACCGGATTTAATTCGTGAGATTCCCGATGTTGATCAATATTTCGGCACCCGCGATTTGCCCCTTTTATTAAAACAGTTAGGTGCAGATTACAAGCATGAACTGGTGGGGGAACGTATGACCACTACGCCCAGACATTATGCCTATTTAAAAATTTCTGAAGGTTGTGACCGACCGTGTTCATTTTGCGCCATTCCTTTAATGAGAGGAAAAAACATTTCCACTCCCATTGAAAACTTGGTGATTGAAGCAGAAAAACTTGCCAAGAAGGGAGTTAAAGAACTTATTCTCATTGCTCAGGATTTAACCTATTACGGATTAGATATTTATAAGAAAAGAGCCTTAGGAGATTTGCTTTTGCGTTTGGTAAAAGTAGAAGGAATTGAGTGGATCCGCTTACATTACGCTTTTCCCACAGGTTTTCCGGAAGATGTGTTAGAAATTATCAAAAATGAGCCAAAGGTTTGTAACTATATTGATATTCCTTTACAACACATTAATTCAGATTTACTGAAAGCCATGAAACGTGGGACGACGCACGAGAAAACCAATGCTTTGTTGGATAAATTCCGGGAGAAAGTTCCTAATATGGCGATTCGTACGACATTGATCGTAGGATTTCCGGGAGAAACAGAAGAGCGGTTTCAGGAAATGAAAGAATGGGTTCGGGAGCAAAGATTCGATCGTTTAGGCTGCTTTACGTATTCGCACGAAGAAAATACAACGGCTTTCGTTTTAGAAGACGATGTTCCACAGGAAGTGAAAGAAGCGCGTGTAGAAGAGATCATGGAATTACAGTCCCAAATTTCCTGGGAGAAAAATCAGGAGAAGATCGGGCAAACCTTCCGTTGTATTTTCGATAGAAAAGAAGGAAACTATTTTGTCGGCCGTACAGAATTTGATTCTCCGGATGTGGACAACACTGTTTTGGTTCCGGCAGAAAATACCTATTTATCAATTGGTGAATTTGCTGATATCAAAATTACATCAGCAGAAGAGTTTGATCTGTACGGTGAATTGGTTTAG